AGGAACTTTCGACCAAAGCAAGAAGAGCTGACGAAGCATCGCCAGCTCTTAAGCGGATTAAAAAATCCAATTTGGAACAAGTTTACTAATTAGCCCCGCGAGAAATGAAGACCTCTAGTTTAATGATAGCTGCCAGCTTGCAGTTTACTTGGGTAAATGAGCACTTCGAGCGTATCAGGAAAGAGGTTTTGATTTCACTTCAGTATAGCCCTATTAAATTAGCCTTGGGCCGCCTGTTGCTGCATTTGCTGAACTTGTTGGCGATAAATCGCAGCAAAATCAACTGGGGACAGGGCAAGAGGCGGAAAACCACCATCGCGGGTCACATCAGCAACAATATTGCGTGCAAATGGGAACAGCAAACGTGGGCATTCGATCAGTAGAATTGGTGGGATGTTCTGATCTTCGATACCTGTCAATGTGAAAACACCAGAATAAGTTAGATCCATAACAAAAACCTTCTCTGTTTCTGTTTCTGACTTACTGGCATTGGCGATAATGTGCAAGGACACTTCATACTGAGTCTCTTGCAATTTGTTTGCACTCACTTCAATGTTTAGATTAATCGAAGGCGCAGTCCTTTCTTTACCCATGGACTGCAAAGGTCCAGAAGTTTCAAAAGAAAGATCCTTGATGAACTGAGCATTAACAGCTACAGGCAAAACAGGAATTTGTCCTGCAGTTTGGTCTGCCTGTGCCTTTGTTGTTGTTTTAGTATTTTTTTTAGATGTGGTGTTCTTAGGTGTTGTCTTCTTAGCCATTGTTTCTCTCCTCAAATTATGGTTATCATCCTACCATGGTGGAATGGTACACGATATGCCGCGCGTTGGCTATATCTCTTTATAGTTGCACTCTTCCCGTGATGTGCTTAAATAGTAAGAGAAGAACCTTACTTTTTCGTTGAGCAAATAAATAAAGTTATAACACATGAACACACATTTCGATCTGATACTACTGGCAGCACTGGCTGGTTTTTTAATCTTTAGGCTTTTCAGTATACTGGGAAAATACAATCACCCCACTGACAAACCATTGGCAAAGGATAATGCTGACCGCGCCCAGAATAAAATGATGCAGGATATTCCTACTGCACGAAAGCAAGTTGATAGAAATACACAAACATACACAGACAACCTTAGAAAACTCCAGCAAGCCGATTCCCAGTTTAGCGAGCAGAGCTTCTTGCAAGGGGCGTACATCGCATATGAATCGCTTTTTGCAGCTCTTCGTGACGCTGATCAAAAGACCATAAAGTCGTTGTGCAGTCCAAAAATGCAACAAGTCTACCAAGACATGCTGGCCACACGTCATTCACGCCAATGGATTAGCAAGAACGAATTGCTACGCATCCTTTCTGCATATATCAGAGATATCCACCTCAGTGGCAAAACAGCAAAAATTACGGTTGAGTTTAAAGCAGAACAAGTTTTAGAAACTCGAGACGTTAAAAACCGCCTCGTCGAAGGAGACCCTGACCAAATCGAAATTATCGAGGAATGCTGGACTTTTTCCCGGACCATGTCCTCAAAAAACCTAAACTGGCGGCTGGTAGATGTCACGTAATGCTCCAGCGCAAAATCTCAATTTACAACCAATTGAATGGCAGGACCTAACTGGCTGGCAGCAGGACCCTTTACTGGATATTTGGCCTGGTATCGTTGAATCGATGCAATGGTCAAATCATGCCATTGAGAATCCCAATACCATCAATGCAAATGATACTCATGCCATACGCACATATCTAGAAACATACTTTCAGCCCCATCGCATCAATTTGGATTACCCCACACCAGGGCTCTTTACCGGCTACTTTGAACCTGAGTTCCAGGCTTCCTATCATCAAACTGACGTTTTTTCTGTTCCTATATATCGTAGACCAAAAAATCTGATTTTGATTGAGGACCTTGGGATCTTTCGCGATGAGTTTACTGGAACCCGAATTGCAGGTAGACAAATCGGGGGCGATTTACAACCCTATTTTACTCGCAAAGAGATTGACTTGGGCGCACTTGTCGGCCAAGGTCTTGAAATTGCTTGGTTGCAAAATCCCATTGACGCCTTTTTCATGAGCGTACAAGGATCAGGTCGCATTCAGTTTGCAGATGGAAAAACCATGGTCCTCACTTACGACGCTGCCAATGGCTTCCCCTACACGGCAATTGGCCAAGTGCTCATTCAGCAAGGTAAGATACCCAAAGGGGCGGTAACTATGCAAAGTATTTACCAATGGTTTGCAGAGCATCCTGACCAGATCAATGAAATTCTCTGGCACAACCAGTCATATATCTTTTTTCGTGAGATTGAGGAAGGATATCAGATTGGAGCCTCTGGCATGCAATTAATCCCTGAAAGAAGCTTAGCTATTGACCCTGCATTTATTCCCTTTGGAACGCTGTTGTGGGTTGATATCGAAAATCCTCACCATAGGAAACAGAGATGGCAAAAACTCATGCTTGCCCAAGATAAAGGAAGTGCAATCAAGGGCCCAGTCCGAGGTGATGTTTATTGGGGGAAAGGAGCTGCTGCTGGCAAAATAGCCGGGCAGATGCAATCAATCGGAAGCTATGATGTGGTGTTGCCCCGTGAAAAATAACAAACACCCCTCCCCTTCTGAAACTGATTTGGACCTATGGCAGCGCTTTGTAAAAGGGGTTGCACCAATACCTAGGGCATACACCACCGTGACTATCAAAACTCAAAAGTCGCAACCGACCAAACCATCAAAGCTTCCAGCTTTTCAGCTGCAAAAGTGCCGCCGCCCGAAAAAGGGCGAAGTTCGCGTCGAAGCGACTCTTGATTTACACGGATTGACTCAAGAGCAAGCGCATCAAAGCATCAACTCGTTTTTACAAACTGCCCATTACACACGCAAGCGTTGCGTTTTGATCGTTACTGGCAAGGGTGCTGTTGATCCTGAAGATCGATCCTGGTGGGAAGAGCGAGGGGTACTACGCACCATCGTCCCCCATTGGCTTGAATCCGGAATAAACCGAGATCGTGTGCGGTCATATTCTGTTGCACACCTCAAGCACGGCGGTCAGGGAGCCCTTTATGTTTTCTTAACCCATTGAGCATTGAGTGAGACAAATATACTCTCGTGAAATCAAAACCTCTAGTTTAATGATAGCTGCCAGCTTGCAGTTTACTTGGGTAAATGAGCACTTCGAGCGTATCAGGAGACAGAGGTTTTGATTTCACTTCGGTATATGCCCAAACCTGTGGCTTTCTTACCTATTTACATAAATTAATCTAAAAATTTTCTAATCATTTGGTGACAAATGATATCGAAATACGCTAGATATACTCTCGTGAAATCAGTATGCTCGGTTGCAGGCTGAATAATAAGCTAACGTAAGAGGAGGTTTTATGCGTATTAGATCCCTAAAAACAATCATCGCTCTTGGAGAGAACAACGGTGATTTCAGCATATACAAGATACTTGGAATCCCACGCTCAAGTATGTGGGCCCATATTGATGAAATTGAACGTGACACAGGACTGACTCTGGTTAACAGGAAAAAACAAAATACCACGTTAACTGACGATGGGTGGGATTTCATTCCATACGCAAAAAAGATATGCCGTGTGCTGGATGAGGGAGTGCACACTATTAAAGGACCAGAGCAAACAATTGGTCTCGGTGAGGTTTTTATCTCGACGACAGAGGCAGTTTGTGCCAGCTGGCTGATGCCAAGTATCAAGGCATTTCACGCCCAACACCCCAGACTGAAAGTACATATCATCGCCAACAATGAATTTAATAAAGAAACGGCAAAAATTGTTGATATTCTACTTAGACCTGTAGGAGATCTAGAGAAATTCGATAAAAAGTGGTTTATCTCTTACCATCATGCCCTATTTGCTAGTAAAAAATACTTGAACAAAGCCGGCACACCAGAAACACCCGAAGATCTTATACGCCATAGCATTATAGGTTACGGAGAGCATAAATTCAGTTATTTTGATGAAGTAAACTGGCATCTGAAAGGTAATAAATACGGACTTCCCAAGTTAACCCCAACTCTTACAGTAAATTCTACTAAATCGATTTTTTTAGCAGCGCAAGAAGGGATAGGAATATGCTCAGCCCCCATTGAATCAAACACATTTTATAAGTCAAAGTTGCAACGAGTTTTGCCGCAGATCGAAGGTCCGCGAGTTGACACATATTTTTGCATGAGACGTAATGCAAGTGAAGCAAAAAGGAGAAACATGGATATCTTCAACAAGTTTTTTAAGAATTACATGAATAAAATAAAAGTAGTCATACATGAAAATAAATTAATGACAAATGCTGCGTAAGAATTTAAATTATTTCATCTATGTTGCACATTTTCTTGAATGTTTCAACAATGTACTTTATGGCTTTTTTGCTGTTATGCTAGCTCCAGTTTTTTTCTCTACAAATG
This sequence is a window from Pseudomonadota bacterium. Protein-coding genes within it:
- a CDS encoding Smr/MutS family protein, encoding MKNNKHPSPSETDLDLWQRFVKGVAPIPRAYTTVTIKTQKSQPTKPSKLPAFQLQKCRRPKKGEVRVEATLDLHGLTQEQAHQSINSFLQTAHYTRKRCVLIVTGKGAVDPEDRSWWEERGVLRTIVPHWLESGINRDRVRSYSVAHLKHGGQGALYVFLTH
- a CDS encoding Tim44/TimA family putative adaptor protein translates to MNTHFDLILLAALAGFLIFRLFSILGKYNHPTDKPLAKDNADRAQNKMMQDIPTARKQVDRNTQTYTDNLRKLQQADSQFSEQSFLQGAYIAYESLFAALRDADQKTIKSLCSPKMQQVYQDMLATRHSRQWISKNELLRILSAYIRDIHLSGKTAKITVEFKAEQVLETRDVKNRLVEGDPDQIEIIEECWTFSRTMSSKNLNWRLVDVT
- the secB gene encoding protein-export chaperone SecB, which translates into the protein MAKKTTPKNTTSKKNTKTTTKAQADQTAGQIPVLPVAVNAQFIKDLSFETSGPLQSMGKERTAPSINLNIEVSANKLQETQYEVSLHIIANASKSETETEKVFVMDLTYSGVFTLTGIEDQNIPPILLIECPRLLFPFARNIVADVTRDGGFPPLALSPVDFAAIYRQQVQQMQQQAAQG
- a CDS encoding LysR family transcriptional regulator translates to MRIRSLKTIIALGENNGDFSIYKILGIPRSSMWAHIDEIERDTGLTLVNRKKQNTTLTDDGWDFIPYAKKICRVLDEGVHTIKGPEQTIGLGEVFISTTEAVCASWLMPSIKAFHAQHPRLKVHIIANNEFNKETAKIVDILLRPVGDLEKFDKKWFISYHHALFASKKYLNKAGTPETPEDLIRHSIIGYGEHKFSYFDEVNWHLKGNKYGLPKLTPTLTVNSTKSIFLAAQEGIGICSAPIESNTFYKSKLQRVLPQIEGPRVDTYFCMRRNASEAKRRNMDIFNKFFKNYMNKIKVVIHENKLMTNAA
- a CDS encoding MltA domain-containing protein, producing the protein MSRNAPAQNLNLQPIEWQDLTGWQQDPLLDIWPGIVESMQWSNHAIENPNTINANDTHAIRTYLETYFQPHRINLDYPTPGLFTGYFEPEFQASYHQTDVFSVPIYRRPKNLILIEDLGIFRDEFTGTRIAGRQIGGDLQPYFTRKEIDLGALVGQGLEIAWLQNPIDAFFMSVQGSGRIQFADGKTMVLTYDAANGFPYTAIGQVLIQQGKIPKGAVTMQSIYQWFAEHPDQINEILWHNQSYIFFREIEEGYQIGASGMQLIPERSLAIDPAFIPFGTLLWVDIENPHHRKQRWQKLMLAQDKGSAIKGPVRGDVYWGKGAAAGKIAGQMQSIGSYDVVLPREK